The Radiobacillus deserti genomic interval ATCCCTTACAGTATTGGTTATATTCTTGCGATTGTCTCCATAGCCCTTCTATTTATTAGTACCTGGAAAAGAAGACAAAAAAGAACGAACATGGGATTAAGCAACCCATCTCCAATCATCAATTATACGAAAATCTCAGCATACGCATTTTCTATATTAATCATAACTTATATGCTAAACCGTTATTACGGTTTGCCTCTCCCTATGTTAATAGTAATCATTTTGGGTTGCCTATTTGTATTCATTTCCATTAAGACATCATTTGGTAGATTTGTATATGCTATTGGCGGCAATGCAGAGGCTGCTGCCTTGTCAGGAATTAATATTAAAAGAAATACGTTATCTGTTTTTGTCATAATGGGAGCTCTTTCAGGTATAGCAGGCGTTTTATTAACAAGTAGATTGAATGCTGCCACAGTTAGTGCCGGTGACATGTATGAATTAGATGCTATTGCAGCATGTGTGATTGGTGGTACTAGTCTAATGGGTGGTAAAGGGAATATCGTTGGGGCTATTATTGGGGCGCTAATCATGGCAAGTATAGATAATGGTATGAGTATGATGAACATTCAAACCTTTTGGCAATACATTGTTAAAGGGCTAATTCTAATTTTAGCTGTATGGATAGATCTTTCGAGCAAAAAAACAAACGGCATAACCTAACCAGAAAAAAACCTAAATTTTAAAAGACCGGACCCACTTCGTCATTTAACCTTATGAAAGCAGTAGTGCTAATAAATGGATGCCCTAAGCTTAAACCTTGCCTATGCTTAGGGCAAATTTCTTATGCCCATTTCACACCTGAAGAGATTTCTATTTAGAGAGAGGAAGTACACATACAATAGAAAGTTAAAAGGTATGAGTCCAGATTTTCGAACTCATACCTTTTAAGTATCCTATGTCACAACCACTAATTTAGAAGTGCCTGCTTGAAGGTCCTTTTTTAAATCTTAAAATTTTCCAAGCTTTGTTGTAAATCCTCAGCTAATTCCTTTAATTGTTCAGACGTTTGTACTAAGGATTCACTTACCTTCATTTGCTCCTCTGTCGAAGCGGATACTTCTTCACTAATCGCTGTTGATTCTTCTGCTGTCGCACTAACCTGTTGTATGGTAGTGTTAAGAATGTCCTGTGAATCTCTTAGCTGGTTGATTGAGCTAGTGACAAGTTCAATCTTTGCAGTGAACTCATTCATTTTGCTACCTACATTTTTCAAGAGATCATCTGTTTCCTGCGCAGTCACAACTTGTTCCTTAAATATTGGGTTTGCTTCGTCCAATACACTTAATGTTTCATTTACCTCATGAATGATATCTGAGGTGATATTCCCAACTAAATCAATGGACTCCTTCGACTGTTCCGATAGTTTTCTAATCTCATCCGCTACAACAGCAAAGCCCTTGCCCGCTTCTCCAGCACGTGCCGCCTCAATAGCTGCGTTCAAGGATAAGAGATTTGTTTGTTGTGCAATGTTTGTCAAAATAGTCATAACATCACTAATTTGTTTTGTGCTTCCTTTAAGGGTATCCGTTTTTTGAATGAGCGCTTGCGTTAATTGCTCACCATG includes:
- a CDS encoding sugar ABC transporter permease, with the translated sequence MSQLSTEKNRTEAFKFNFKVNVQSYTLIIALILIAVLFSIFTGGEFLSSRNLSNLFTQMSVISVLAIGMTLVIVTGHIDLSVGSLTGLTGGIAAILHVWFGMDTLFVVIIAIVVGAILGLWQGWWVAYRAVPAFIVTLGGMLIFRGILIGLSNGQTIAPLQPSFRSIANVYIPYSIGYILAIVSIALLFISTWKRRQKRTNMGLSNPSPIINYTKISAYAFSILIITYMLNRYYGLPLPMLIVIILGCLFVFISIKTSFGRFVYAIGGNAEAAALSGINIKRNTLSVFVIMGALSGIAGVLLTSRLNAATVSAGDMYELDAIAACVIGGTSLMGGKGNIVGAIIGALIMASIDNGMSMMNIQTFWQYIVKGLILILAVWIDLSSKKTNGIT